One Aegilops tauschii subsp. strangulata cultivar AL8/78 chromosome 7, Aet v6.0, whole genome shotgun sequence genomic window carries:
- the LOC109747650 gene encoding uncharacterized protein, with the protein MLEDFFTLTEMKDGISTTARIAELVSGIQKLRDAADFSTADFIRQCSTAAKTLGSTNDEKCLQHFVQLNGIGYLNQWLQDAQNCSKEVSSSAEGLINAILTALEQLPVDDIHKAPCGLIPTVHQLLSHENTEISQKARLLCQKWSSAPNCGENDRQIDAKEAYQAADLKPPEASQEMENNKHDGANEAATAEAKSNHDTLTSSVVPLQDLSLVNSNTDMTKLPPMPASPNSSDGHEVLVQVNSSVSSLASQGGLPNASVTEETSSSNDVGLVTNCKLSDTLNLKSDPGHVTQVIGSTIDAKSLENVNSENSFDSIKIDLGDQNVSSSLDIKKGNSFAAGQSCSDNNAIEALNHLANASGSLQYSSEDSMGKEEGPTSSSGTDDKDTGSEFWLTRSAKSFGDSSKAAETKLNAVEGDKSPPLTEYDDTDALEVARLVAIEVEREVIDYRGDYCSSPDISSENVDSPHVEARQHTEPPVHESNENKSSTTVVDSGNSSSLKEDGVGITDDSGPINSRKNTQGVDMVDFDLNANQYHEETDYHPKSSANNSVNLSTPIAVAASRGSLVFPARLQFEGALGWKGSAATSAFRPASVPRTPDREKSMSASSQKTRNVMFDLNVDESENTIAGESLSTAFWLRSSDIAPKDISGADGASTGLELDLNNPCEEEEAATTSPAVPSFWSHEQCHGRWSQPSSSSSSRQPTAKNFDLNDNVSFFDASSRGKGESYVKTSTNNTSDHSEVMIMGKRVTLGQKEHRSPNQYNFLGPSMESSLPVRSTQSYAHTPPDFSVFGYPSQPAAMSLPPPLYAPGGAPYMVDARGAAVVPPLPGLGVGISHPSFTSRTIQPVPSEFGYMNASMDFNYALSSEGARREAGGYWPVPFQGHTVFLDERMRSTSQGGSSGTGLVSKRKEPDSGWDIYPRH; encoded by the coding sequence ATGCTTGAGGATTTCTTTACTCTGACTGAGATGAAGGATGGCATTTCAACTACGGCAAGAATAGCAGAGCTGGTTTCCGGGATCCAAAAGCTGAGAGATGCTGCTGATTTTAGTACAGCTGATTTCATAAGGCAGTGTTCAACAGCTGCAAAAACACTTGGATCTACCAACGATGAAAAATGTCTTCAGCATTTTGTTCAGCTAAATGGTATTGGTTATCTCAATCAGTGGCTTCAGGATGCTCAAAACTGCAGCAAGGAAGTCAGCAGTTCAGCTGAAGGTTTGATAAATGCAATATTAACTGCATTGGAGCAGCTACCAGTTGATGATATACATAAAGCTCCTTGTGGTTTAATTCCCACTGTTCATCAGCTACTTTCTCATGAAAATACAGAGATCAGTCAAAAGGCAAGATTACTTTGCCAGAAATGGAGCAGTGCACCAAATTGTGGGGAAAATGACCGACAAATAGATGCAAAAGAAGCATACCAGGCTGCTGATCTTAAGCCCCCAGAAGCTAGCCAGGAAATGGAAAATAATAAACACGACGGAGCAAATGAAGCTGCAACTGCAGAAGCTAAATCGAACCATGATACGTTAACTTCCTCGGTTGTTCCTTTGCAGGATCTGTCCCTTGTCAATAGTAACACAGACATGACAAAGCTGCCTCCAATGCCAGCATCCCCAAATTCCTCGGATGGACATGAGGTTTTAGTGCAGGTGAACTCCTCAGTTTCATCTCTTGCATCTCAGGGCGGCCTACCGAATGCGTCTGTTACCGAGGAGACTTCTTCCTCCAATGACGTAGGTTTAGTCACCAATTGCAAGTTGTCAGATACTCTCAACCTAAAGAGTGACCCTGGGCATGTTACTCAAGTAATAGGTTCAACCATAGATGCCAAGTCTCTTGAGAATGTCAACTCAGAGAACTCATTTGACAGTATAAAAATTGATTTGGGGGACCAAAATGTTTCAAGTAGCTTGGATATCAAAAAAGGCAATTCCTTTGCAGCAGGTCAGTCATGCTCTGATAATAATGCAATTGAAGCTTTGAACCATCTTGCAAATGCAAGCGGTAGTTTGCAATATTCGTCGGAGGACAGCATGGGCAAAGAAGAAGGGCCTACATCATCATCAGGTACAGATGATAAAGACACTGGCAGTGAATTTTGGTTGACGAGATCTGCAAAGAGCTTTGGTGATTCCTCAAAGGCAGCAGAGACAAAGTTGAATGCAGTAGAGGGAGATAAGTCACCACCATTGACAgagtatgatgataccgatgcaCTGGAAGTAGCGCGTCTCGTTGCAATTGAGGTGGAGCGGGAAGTAATTGACTACAGGGGAGACTATTGCAGTTCTCCTGACATTAGTTCCGAAAATGTAGATAGTCCTCATGTGGAAGCAAGGCAGCACACTGAACCCCCTGTTCATGAATCAAATGAGAATAAATCCTCCACTACGGTGGTGGATTCAGGAAATTCCTCGTCTCTTAAGGAGGATGGTGTGGGCATCACAGATGACAGCGGTCCTATTAACAGTAGAAAGAACACACAGGGTGTGGATATGGTAGACTTTGATCTTAATGCAAATCAGTACCATGAGGAAACCGATTATCATCCAAAGTCCAGTGCTAATAATTCTGTAAATTTATCAACCCCTATAGCTGTGGCTGCTTCTAGAGGCTCACTTGTATTTCCAGCTCGCCTCCAATTCGAAGGTGCACTGGGGTGGAAAGGCTCTGCTGCAACCAGTGCTTTTCGGCCAGCTTCTGTTCCGCGTACTCCTGACAGAGAGAAGTCAATGTCAGCCTCTTCACAGAAAACAAGAAATGTGATGTTTGACTTGAATGTAGATGAAAGTGAAAATACTATTGCTGGCGAGTCACTTTCAACAGCCTTCTGGCTTCGTTCTTCTGACATAGCTCCCAAGGATATCTCTGGAGCTGATGGTGCTAGTACGGGGCTTGAACTTGACCTTAATAACCCATGTGAAGAGGAGGAAGCTGCTACCACCTCACCTGCTGTACCATCATTCTGGAGTCATGAACAATGTCATGGCAGATGGAGCCagccctcttcctcttcatcttcaaGGCAACCTACTGCAAAGAACTTTGACTTGAATGACAATGTATCCTTCTTTGATGCCTCTTCCCGAGGCAAGGGGGAGTCCTATGTCAAGACTTCCACGAACAATACATCAGACCATTCTGAAGTCATGATTATGGGCAAGAGAGTCACACTTGGACAGAAGGAGCACCGCAGCCCAAACCAGTATAACTTTCTGGGGCCAAGTATGGAATCTAGTCTCCCTGTGAGGTCAACGCAGTCATATGCACACACGCCTCCTGATTTCAGTGTTTTCGGCTATCCTTCTCAACCAGCTGCCATGTCTTTGCCTCCTCCTCTCTATGCACCTGGAGGTGCTCCTTACATGGTTGATGCTAGGGGTGCAGCAGTGGTGCCTCCATTGCCGGGCCTAGGTGTTGGCATTTCTCATCCATCTTTCACCAGCAGAACAATTCAACCTGTGCCTAGTGAATTTGGCTACATGAATGCAAGCATGGATTTCAACTATGCTCTCTCATCTGAAGGTGCACGAAGGGAAGCTGGCGGCTATTGGCCTGTGCCATTCCAAGGTCATACCGTCTTTCTTGATGAACGTATGAGAAGTACATCACAAGGTGGCAGCTCTGGTACTGGGTTGGTATCGAAGCGGAAAGAACCTGACTCAGGTTGGGATATCTACCCCCGGCACTGA